One part of the Musa acuminata AAA Group cultivar baxijiao chromosome BXJ1-5, Cavendish_Baxijiao_AAA, whole genome shotgun sequence genome encodes these proteins:
- the LOC135674069 gene encoding cullin-3A-like isoform X2: MVLHKHGEKLYSGLMTTMTWHLKEISQSIEAVQGDLFLEELNRKWGEHTKALQMIRDILMYMDRTFITSSRKTPVYELGLNLWRDNIIRSSKIQDRQLNTILELIHKERTGEVINRGLMRNITKMLMDLGSSVYQEDFEKPFLDVSASFYSGESQQFIECCNCGEYLKKAERRLNEEMERVSQYLDTKTEPKIICVVEKEMIANHMKQLVHMENSGLVNMLVDDRYEDLIRMYNLFQRVTEGLRLIRDLMTSHLRETGKQLVTDPERLKDPVDFVQRLLNEKDKYDKIIAAAFNNDKSFQNALNSSFEYFINLNSRSPEFISLYVNDKLHKNLKGVSEEDVEIVLDKVMMLFRYLQEKDIFEKYYKQHLAKRLLSGKIVSDDAERNLIVKLKTECGYQFTSKLEGMFTDMKTSQDTMQGFYASQGFEAGEGPTLVVQVLTTGSWPTQPSAACNLPAEILGVCDKFRAYYLGTHSGRRLTWQTNMGTADLKATFAKGQKHELNVSTYQMCILMLFNSVDRLSCKEIEQATAIPSQDLKRCLQSLACVLGKNVLRKVPMSKDIAEDDIFSINDKFMSKFFKIKIGTVTAQKESEPEKQETRQQVEEDRKPQIEAAIIRVMKARRVTGYNSIVTEVTKQLQPRFLPNPVVIKKRIESLIEREFLERDEGDRKLYRYLA, encoded by the coding sequence ATGGTGCTCCACAAACATGGAGAAAAATTGTACTCTGGACTTATGACCACCATGACATGGCACCTAAAGGAAATATCACAATCAATTGAGGCTGTTCAGGGTGATCTATTTCTTGAGGAACTGAACAGAAAATGGGGAGAACACACCAAGGCATTGCAAATGATCCGAGATATACTGATGTACATGGATAGGACATTCATTACCAGTTCCCGTAAGACGCCAGTATATGAACTAGGACTGAATCTGTGGAGAGATAATATCATTCGTTCCAGCAAAATTCAGGACAGGCAACTTAATACAATTCTTGAGCTTATACATAAAGAGCGCACGGGTGAAGTTATTAATCGAGGATTGATGAGGAATATAACAAAGATGCTAATGGATCTGGGATCTTCAGTGTATCAAGAAGATTTTGAGAAGCCCTTTCTGGACGTTTCAGCTAGTTTTTATAGTGGCGAGTCCCAGCAGTTCATTGAGTGCTGCAATTGTGGTGAGTACTTAAAAAAAGCTGAGAGACGGCTCAATGAAGAGATGGAGAGGGTTTCTCAATACTTGGATACAAAAACTGAACCAAAAATTATTTGTGTTGTAGAGAAGGAGATGATTGCTAACCACATGAAACAATTGGTCCATATGGAGAACTCTGGCCTTGTTAATATGCTTGTAGATGATAGGTATGAAGACTTAATCAGAATGTACAATTTGTTCCAGCGAGTTACTGAAGGCCTTCGGTTGATAAGAGATCTCATGACTTCACATCTTCGAGAAACTGGGAAGCAGTTAGTAACAGATCCAGAGAGATTGAAGGATCCTGTGGACTTTGTTCAGCGACttctgaatgaaaaggataagtaTGATAAGATCATCGCCGCAGCATTTAATAATGACAAGTCTTTCCAAAATGCCTTAAATTCTTCTTTTGAATATTTCATCAATCTCAATAGCCGATCTCCAGAGTTTATTTCCCTATATGTCAATGACAAACTCCATAAAAATTTGAAAGGTGTCAGTGAAGAGGATGTAGAGATTGTTCTCGACAAAGTGATGATGCTCTTTAGGTACTTACAAGAGAAGGACATCTTTGAGAAATATTACAAGCAACACCTGGCAAAGCGGCTCCTTTCTGGGAAGATAGTTTCAGATGATGCCGAGAGAAATCTGATAGTGAAGCTCAAGACCGAATGTGGCTATCAGTTTACCTCTAAACTCGAAGGCATGTTTACAGATATGAAGACCTCCCAGGACACCATGCAAGGATTTTATGCCAGTCAAGGTTTCGAAGCTGGGGAAGGTCCTACCCTGGTCGTGCAGGTTCTCACAACTGGATCGTGGCCAACCCAACCTAGTGCTGCATGTAACCTTCCAGCTGAAATTCTTGGTGTATGTGACAAGTTTCGAGCATATTATCTTGGAACCCATAGTGGCCGGCGGTTGACATGGCAAACCAACATGGGAACAGCTGACCTGAAGGCCACTTTTGCTAAGGGTCAGAAGCATGAGCTGAATGTTTCTACCTATCAGATGTGCATTCTCATGCTGTTCAATTCAGTAGACCGGCTGAGCTGTAAAGAAATTGAACAGGCAACTGCAATACCATCACAAGATCTCAAGCGATGCCTTCAGTCTCTTGCTTGTGTTCTGGGCAAGAATGTTCTCCGTAAGGTTCCAATGAGCAAGGACATAGCCGAGGATGATATCTTCTCCATCAACGACAAGTTCATGAGCAAGTTCTTCAAGATCAAGATTGGCACAGTCACCGCGCAGAAGGAATCAGAGCCAGAGAAGCAGGAGACTCGCCAGCAGGTGGAGGAAGACAGGAAACCTCAGATCGAGGCAGCAATAATCAGGGTCATGAAGGCCCGACGGGTTACGGGTTACAACAGCATTGTGACGGAGGTGACCAAGCAGTTGCAGCCACGTTTCCTGCCGAACCCTGTCGTGATTAAGAAGAGGATCGAGTCTCTGATTGAGCGGGAATTCTTGGAGAGGGACGAGGGTGACAGGAAGTTGTATCGTTATCTCGCCTAG
- the LOC135674069 gene encoding cullin-3A-like isoform X1, with translation MSAQRKRNFKIEAFKHRVDLDPKYAEKTWKVLEHAIHEIYNHNASGLSFEELYRNAYNMVLHKHGEKLYSGLMTTMTWHLKEISQSIEAVQGDLFLEELNRKWGEHTKALQMIRDILMYMDRTFITSSRKTPVYELGLNLWRDNIIRSSKIQDRQLNTILELIHKERTGEVINRGLMRNITKMLMDLGSSVYQEDFEKPFLDVSASFYSGESQQFIECCNCGEYLKKAERRLNEEMERVSQYLDTKTEPKIICVVEKEMIANHMKQLVHMENSGLVNMLVDDRYEDLIRMYNLFQRVTEGLRLIRDLMTSHLRETGKQLVTDPERLKDPVDFVQRLLNEKDKYDKIIAAAFNNDKSFQNALNSSFEYFINLNSRSPEFISLYVNDKLHKNLKGVSEEDVEIVLDKVMMLFRYLQEKDIFEKYYKQHLAKRLLSGKIVSDDAERNLIVKLKTECGYQFTSKLEGMFTDMKTSQDTMQGFYASQGFEAGEGPTLVVQVLTTGSWPTQPSAACNLPAEILGVCDKFRAYYLGTHSGRRLTWQTNMGTADLKATFAKGQKHELNVSTYQMCILMLFNSVDRLSCKEIEQATAIPSQDLKRCLQSLACVLGKNVLRKVPMSKDIAEDDIFSINDKFMSKFFKIKIGTVTAQKESEPEKQETRQQVEEDRKPQIEAAIIRVMKARRVTGYNSIVTEVTKQLQPRFLPNPVVIKKRIESLIEREFLERDEGDRKLYRYLA, from the coding sequence GAATGCTTACAATATGGTGCTCCACAAACATGGAGAAAAATTGTACTCTGGACTTATGACCACCATGACATGGCACCTAAAGGAAATATCACAATCAATTGAGGCTGTTCAGGGTGATCTATTTCTTGAGGAACTGAACAGAAAATGGGGAGAACACACCAAGGCATTGCAAATGATCCGAGATATACTGATGTACATGGATAGGACATTCATTACCAGTTCCCGTAAGACGCCAGTATATGAACTAGGACTGAATCTGTGGAGAGATAATATCATTCGTTCCAGCAAAATTCAGGACAGGCAACTTAATACAATTCTTGAGCTTATACATAAAGAGCGCACGGGTGAAGTTATTAATCGAGGATTGATGAGGAATATAACAAAGATGCTAATGGATCTGGGATCTTCAGTGTATCAAGAAGATTTTGAGAAGCCCTTTCTGGACGTTTCAGCTAGTTTTTATAGTGGCGAGTCCCAGCAGTTCATTGAGTGCTGCAATTGTGGTGAGTACTTAAAAAAAGCTGAGAGACGGCTCAATGAAGAGATGGAGAGGGTTTCTCAATACTTGGATACAAAAACTGAACCAAAAATTATTTGTGTTGTAGAGAAGGAGATGATTGCTAACCACATGAAACAATTGGTCCATATGGAGAACTCTGGCCTTGTTAATATGCTTGTAGATGATAGGTATGAAGACTTAATCAGAATGTACAATTTGTTCCAGCGAGTTACTGAAGGCCTTCGGTTGATAAGAGATCTCATGACTTCACATCTTCGAGAAACTGGGAAGCAGTTAGTAACAGATCCAGAGAGATTGAAGGATCCTGTGGACTTTGTTCAGCGACttctgaatgaaaaggataagtaTGATAAGATCATCGCCGCAGCATTTAATAATGACAAGTCTTTCCAAAATGCCTTAAATTCTTCTTTTGAATATTTCATCAATCTCAATAGCCGATCTCCAGAGTTTATTTCCCTATATGTCAATGACAAACTCCATAAAAATTTGAAAGGTGTCAGTGAAGAGGATGTAGAGATTGTTCTCGACAAAGTGATGATGCTCTTTAGGTACTTACAAGAGAAGGACATCTTTGAGAAATATTACAAGCAACACCTGGCAAAGCGGCTCCTTTCTGGGAAGATAGTTTCAGATGATGCCGAGAGAAATCTGATAGTGAAGCTCAAGACCGAATGTGGCTATCAGTTTACCTCTAAACTCGAAGGCATGTTTACAGATATGAAGACCTCCCAGGACACCATGCAAGGATTTTATGCCAGTCAAGGTTTCGAAGCTGGGGAAGGTCCTACCCTGGTCGTGCAGGTTCTCACAACTGGATCGTGGCCAACCCAACCTAGTGCTGCATGTAACCTTCCAGCTGAAATTCTTGGTGTATGTGACAAGTTTCGAGCATATTATCTTGGAACCCATAGTGGCCGGCGGTTGACATGGCAAACCAACATGGGAACAGCTGACCTGAAGGCCACTTTTGCTAAGGGTCAGAAGCATGAGCTGAATGTTTCTACCTATCAGATGTGCATTCTCATGCTGTTCAATTCAGTAGACCGGCTGAGCTGTAAAGAAATTGAACAGGCAACTGCAATACCATCACAAGATCTCAAGCGATGCCTTCAGTCTCTTGCTTGTGTTCTGGGCAAGAATGTTCTCCGTAAGGTTCCAATGAGCAAGGACATAGCCGAGGATGATATCTTCTCCATCAACGACAAGTTCATGAGCAAGTTCTTCAAGATCAAGATTGGCACAGTCACCGCGCAGAAGGAATCAGAGCCAGAGAAGCAGGAGACTCGCCAGCAGGTGGAGGAAGACAGGAAACCTCAGATCGAGGCAGCAATAATCAGGGTCATGAAGGCCCGACGGGTTACGGGTTACAACAGCATTGTGACGGAGGTGACCAAGCAGTTGCAGCCACGTTTCCTGCCGAACCCTGTCGTGATTAAGAAGAGGATCGAGTCTCTGATTGAGCGGGAATTCTTGGAGAGGGACGAGGGTGACAGGAAGTTGTATCGTTATCTCGCCTAG